In the Blastocatellia bacterium genome, one interval contains:
- a CDS encoding TonB-dependent receptor encodes MLNDSLASLPTTQRVARLVVIIACLIFTPIAIAAERGQVTGVVSDPSGAKIAGARVILHDRAGAIVAEARTDESGQFRINDIAAGHYTIGAEATGFTQAEAVSVDVPAHATSSVNLRLDVAAITDRMVVTATRTMAQTAELGGSISVITGEDLQRMNQTLVSESLRLIPGLVVAQSGGRGGITSVFARGGESDYNKVLIDGVPVNSAGGLFDFAPLTPENLDRVEVVRGPASALFGSDAMTSAVQLMTRRGSTAVPEFELSGEGGSFDFHRETARLAGRRGRFDYASSFGFQTTDGRFRNSDYINRSASANLGWQFAADLELRVTARTDNSTLGVAGSTGLLFADPDERQKHRDLATSAGLEWRITPRINQTARFIFSEFETFNFDPVAQDLTQPETPPLPPFAFGADFAFSFADHEKRAGFQYQIIAALGRANVLTGGLDFEHESGVFDDGFSRVAPTRNNLGVYVQDQLAWRERLFITAGVRVERNTANVPEDLRATLISLGSTAPTGHVGFGTSANPRLAASVLARRHQESAALGATRVKASFGTGIKEPRLIEAFSPSFFFLGNPALNPERAISFDAGVSQEFWNRRASLDLTYFDNRFRDQIAFVFDPLTFGPVKLENGTLTNFINVERSTARGLELAGAARPTRQLRLQASYTFLRSRLVRAASLLNPELGLPLIRRPRHAGTIEASWVADRWDVTLDGSLVGRRRDIDPVTGARFDGAGRAFTNDGYAKLNLSGSYRLNRALRAFARIENLLNQDYQEVLGYPAYRLNFSAGLRVRIGSR; translated from the coding sequence ATGTTGAATGATTCATTGGCGAGCTTGCCTACCACACAACGCGTTGCGCGACTCGTGGTCATCATCGCTTGCTTGATCTTCACCCCGATTGCCATCGCCGCCGAGCGCGGGCAGGTCACAGGGGTTGTCAGCGATCCGTCCGGCGCGAAAATCGCCGGCGCGCGAGTCATCCTCCATGACCGTGCCGGTGCAATCGTTGCCGAGGCGCGCACAGACGAGAGCGGACAATTCAGGATCAACGACATTGCCGCGGGCCATTACACCATCGGCGCCGAAGCGACCGGCTTTACCCAGGCTGAAGCCGTGAGCGTTGACGTGCCGGCGCATGCGACGTCGAGCGTTAACCTGCGGCTCGACGTCGCCGCTATCACCGACCGCATGGTCGTCACGGCGACGCGCACGATGGCACAGACCGCAGAGCTGGGCGGCTCGATTAGCGTGATAACCGGCGAAGACTTGCAGCGCATGAATCAAACGCTAGTGTCCGAATCCTTGCGTTTGATTCCCGGCCTCGTGGTGGCGCAGAGCGGCGGGCGCGGCGGCATCACCTCAGTCTTTGCGCGTGGCGGCGAATCGGATTACAACAAAGTGCTGATTGATGGCGTGCCGGTCAACTCGGCAGGCGGATTGTTCGACTTCGCGCCGCTTACGCCCGAAAACCTCGACCGCGTCGAAGTCGTGCGCGGCCCGGCGAGTGCCCTGTTCGGCTCTGACGCTATGACCAGCGCTGTGCAACTGATGACGCGGCGCGGCTCGACGGCGGTGCCTGAGTTCGAGCTGAGCGGCGAAGGCGGCAGCTTCGACTTTCACCGCGAGACGGCGCGGCTGGCGGGCCGGCGGGGGCGCTTCGATTACGCAAGCAGCTTCGGCTTTCAAACGACGGATGGTCGCTTTCGTAATAGCGATTACATCAACCGTTCGGCCTCGGCGAATCTCGGATGGCAATTCGCTGCCGACCTGGAGTTGCGGGTCACGGCGCGCACAGATAACAGCACGCTTGGCGTTGCCGGTTCGACCGGCTTGCTGTTTGCGGACCCGGACGAGCGCCAGAAGCATCGTGACCTGGCCACAAGCGCCGGGCTGGAATGGCGCATCACGCCGCGCATCAATCAAACGGCGCGATTCATCTTTTCGGAGTTCGAGACCTTTAACTTCGATCCAGTGGCCCAGGACTTGACGCAGCCAGAGACGCCGCCGCTGCCGCCGTTCGCCTTCGGCGCGGATTTCGCTTTCAGCTTTGCCGATCATGAAAAGCGTGCAGGCTTTCAGTATCAAATCATCGCGGCGCTCGGCAGGGCGAATGTCTTGACCGGCGGCCTCGATTTCGAGCACGAGTCGGGCGTCTTCGACGATGGCTTCAGCCGCGTCGCGCCGACGCGGAACAATCTCGGCGTCTATGTTCAGGATCAACTGGCGTGGCGCGAGCGCCTGTTCATCACCGCTGGCGTCCGCGTCGAGCGCAACACGGCAAACGTGCCGGAGGACCTGCGCGCAACTTTAATCTCACTCGGCTCGACTGCGCCCACAGGCCATGTCGGGTTCGGCACCAGCGCCAACCCTCGGCTGGCCGCATCCGTGCTGGCGCGTCGCCATCAGGAGAGCGCGGCGCTGGGCGCAACGCGTGTCAAGGCGAGTTTCGGCACAGGCATCAAAGAGCCGCGCTTGATCGAAGCCTTCAGCCCGAGCTTCTTCTTTCTCGGCAACCCGGCGCTCAATCCCGAACGCGCCATCAGTTTTGATGCCGGCGTGTCGCAGGAGTTCTGGAATCGCCGGGCGAGCCTTGACCTGACTTACTTCGACAACCGCTTCCGCGACCAGATCGCTTTTGTTTTCGACCCGCTGACCTTCGGGCCTGTGAAATTGGAGAATGGGACGCTGACAAACTTCATCAATGTCGAACGCTCGACGGCGCGCGGCCTTGAGCTGGCGGGCGCGGCACGACCGACAAGGCAGTTGCGGCTCCAGGCGAGCTACACCTTCCTGCGCTCGCGGCTGGTGCGCGCGGCGAGCCTCTTGAATCCCGAACTCGGCTTACCCTTGATTCGCCGCCCGCGCCACGCCGGGACGATTGAAGCAAGCTGGGTAGCTGATCGTTGGGATGTCACGCTCGATGGCTCGCTGGTCGGGCGGCGGCGCGACATAGACCCGGTGACCGGGGCGCGCTTCGATGGCGCGGGGCGCGCGTTCACCAACGATGGCTATGCGAAGCTGAATCTATCGGGCTCATATCGCCTCAACCGGGCGCTGCGGGCGTTTGCGCGAATCGAGAATCTCTTGAATCAGGATTATCAGGAAGTGCTTGGCTATCCGGCTTATCGCTTGAACTTCAGCGCCGGCTTGCGTGTGCGGATCGGCAGCAGGTAG
- a CDS encoding ABC transporter ATP-binding protein translates to MLQVSDIRFSYAGPVLKGLTFALRAGELLALLGPNGAGKSTLVKLIVGILRPAGGRLLLEGRDLPAMSRREAARLIGYVAQESSLMFPLTALEYVLQGRFAQGRLIGFESDEDLREARRVMELTETTGFAARRVQELSGGERQRVMLARALVASPRLLVLDEPVANLDIEHQVKMLELVRHLTDGGEMSAIVITHELNLAAEFATDVLLLKAGEIAAHGPPADVMTETNLSEVFHAPLTVDANPASGAPRITVSRKS, encoded by the coding sequence ATGCTTCAAGTCAGCGACATTCGATTCAGCTACGCCGGGCCGGTGTTAAAGGGCCTGACGTTCGCGCTGCGCGCGGGCGAGTTGCTGGCATTGCTGGGGCCGAACGGCGCGGGGAAGAGCACGCTGGTCAAATTGATCGTCGGCATTCTACGCCCGGCCGGCGGCAGGCTCTTGCTCGAAGGCCGCGACCTGCCGGCGATGTCGAGGCGCGAGGCGGCGCGGCTGATTGGCTACGTCGCGCAGGAATCGAGCCTGATGTTTCCGTTGACGGCTTTGGAGTACGTGCTGCAAGGGCGATTCGCGCAGGGCCGCTTGATCGGCTTTGAAAGCGATGAGGATTTGCGCGAGGCGCGGCGTGTGATGGAGCTTACAGAAACGACAGGGTTCGCCGCGCGTCGTGTGCAAGAGCTTTCGGGCGGCGAGCGCCAGCGAGTCATGCTGGCGCGGGCGCTGGTGGCGTCGCCTCGCCTGCTGGTGTTGGACGAGCCTGTGGCCAATCTCGACATCGAGCATCAGGTGAAAATGCTTGAGCTGGTCAGGCACCTGACCGATGGCGGCGAGATGTCGGCCATCGTCATCACCCACGAATTAAACCTGGCGGCAGAGTTCGCCACCGACGTGCTGCTGCTGAAAGCGGGCGAAATCGCCGCGCACGGGCCGCCCGCTGATGTAATGACTGAAACTAATCTGAGCGAAGTCTTTCATGCGCCGCTCACCGTTGACGCCAACCCGGCAAGCGGCGCGCCGCGCATCACGGTTTCACGAAAGTCCTGA
- a CDS encoding alpha/beta fold hydrolase — MSGLAGNTFFEGPAGRIEAILRDAEPPVRRAAIVCHPHPLFGGTMHNKVVFRISRAFQEAGFAVLRFNFRGTGRSQGTHDEGRGEQDDLRAAISFIEQKYAEAEVWLAGFSFGAAVMLRVACGDPRIAALIAAGAPVSKYDFSQLIHCGRPKLFVQGGLDEFGSPAELARFVARLDEPKTLKVIEGADHFFAGHLDELAQTVTDFIAKG, encoded by the coding sequence ATGAGCGGACTTGCAGGCAACACGTTTTTTGAAGGCCCGGCGGGGCGCATCGAAGCCATCCTTCGCGATGCCGAGCCGCCTGTGCGACGCGCCGCCATTGTCTGTCATCCGCACCCGCTCTTCGGCGGCACGATGCATAACAAGGTCGTCTTCCGCATCAGTCGCGCCTTTCAAGAAGCCGGGTTCGCGGTGCTGCGCTTCAACTTTCGCGGCACGGGTCGCAGCCAGGGGACGCACGACGAAGGGCGCGGCGAACAAGATGACCTGCGCGCCGCCATCAGCTTCATCGAGCAGAAGTACGCTGAGGCGGAGGTCTGGCTGGCCGGCTTTTCATTTGGCGCGGCGGTGATGTTGCGCGTCGCTTGCGGCGACCCGCGCATCGCGGCGTTGATCGCGGCGGGCGCGCCGGTCTCGAAATACGATTTCAGCCAGTTGATTCACTGCGGCCGGCCCAAGCTCTTTGTGCAAGGCGGGCTCGACGAATTCGGCTCGCCCGCCGAGCTGGCGCGCTTTGTCGCGAGGCTGGACGAACCGAAAACCTTGAAGGTTATCGAAGGCGCGGATCATTTTTTTGCCGGCCATCTCGACGAGCTGGCGCAAACCGTTACCGACTTCATTGCGAAAGGCTGA
- a CDS encoding iron ABC transporter permease → MATTGRLISRERLTARRLAVTLAVLLLAVAGLLIVAVSVGSESVRLAAIFKIIFAKLSGQVAEVTPEQQIIIARIRLPRALMATVVGSALAVAGAAYQALLKNPLADPGVLGVSSGAAIGAIVATVFAESLPLSRPLAAFAGAVMTIAFVYAMGQSRQGGSSERLVLAGVITNALLSSVVIFLVTTAAGARQRGVISWLIGDMSAETSLLPLVSLFVLAGIVAIYANARGLNLLMVGEADAVALGVEVKRVKLMVYVAASLITGAAVAVSGAIGFVGLIIPHAVRLVGGSDNRLVIPASALAGSGFLLLADTLARTVIAPRELNIGVITALIGAPVFIYLLRRTS, encoded by the coding sequence ATGGCGACAACAGGAAGACTCATCAGCCGTGAGCGGCTGACGGCACGGCGGCTGGCGGTGACACTCGCCGTCTTGTTGCTGGCAGTCGCCGGGCTGTTGATCGTCGCCGTAAGCGTCGGCAGCGAATCGGTGAGGCTGGCGGCAATCTTCAAGATCATCTTTGCCAAACTGAGCGGACAAGTCGCAGAGGTTACACCTGAACAGCAGATCATCATTGCCCGGATTCGTTTGCCGCGCGCCTTGATGGCGACGGTCGTAGGCAGCGCGCTAGCCGTCGCCGGCGCGGCTTATCAAGCATTGCTGAAAAACCCGCTGGCCGACCCCGGCGTGCTTGGCGTGTCGAGCGGCGCGGCCATCGGCGCGATTGTCGCCACGGTCTTCGCCGAATCGCTGCCGCTCAGCCGGCCCCTCGCGGCGTTCGCCGGCGCGGTGATGACCATCGCCTTCGTTTACGCGATGGGGCAGAGCCGGCAAGGCGGCTCGTCCGAACGCCTGGTACTGGCCGGGGTGATTACCAACGCCTTGCTCTCATCCGTGGTGATCTTTCTAGTAACGACCGCCGCGGGAGCGCGGCAGCGCGGCGTCATCTCGTGGCTGATTGGCGACATGAGCGCCGAGACCTCGCTGTTGCCGCTGGTCAGTCTGTTCGTGCTGGCGGGCATCGTCGCCATCTACGCCAACGCCCGCGGCCTGAACCTGTTGATGGTCGGTGAAGCCGACGCCGTGGCGCTCGGCGTCGAAGTCAAGCGCGTCAAGCTGATGGTCTACGTTGCGGCGTCGCTAATCACCGGCGCGGCAGTCGCGGTGAGCGGCGCGATTGGCTTCGTCGGCCTGATCATTCCGCATGCGGTGCGGCTGGTCGGCGGCAGCGACAACCGCCTCGTCATTCCGGCGTCGGCACTGGCGGGCAGCGGGTTTCTGTTACTCGCCGACACCCTGGCGCGCACGGTGATTGCGCCGCGCGAGTTGAACATCGGCGTCATCACGGCGCTCATCGGCGCGCCGGTCTTTATCTATCTACTGCGGCGAACGAGTTGA
- a CDS encoding adenylate/guanylate cyclase domain-containing protein produces the protein MPRISYVIETRTAAVEPGETILQASLRAAIPHAHACGGQARCSTCRVQIVEGLDHCPPRNERESALATRLHFAPEIRLACQTAVIGDVKLRRLVLDAEDIKLTAQSGTTGAAASIGEEKKLAILFADIRGFTPFAEHLLPYDVVHVLNRYYYEVGRAISDNGGRIDNYMGDGLLALFGIDDSKDAAQQAVRAGLGMIAAVEHLKPYVEKIHGRSFEIGIGIHYGEVVVGAIGAPDMKRVTVIGDAVNLASRIESATKRCGARLLISEATFDELREVIQPGNSHRVELAGKSGEYLLYEIGGLIEPTS, from the coding sequence ATGCCGCGCATCTCTTACGTGATCGAAACAAGGACCGCCGCGGTCGAGCCGGGTGAAACGATCCTGCAAGCCTCGCTGCGCGCCGCCATCCCGCATGCCCATGCCTGCGGCGGTCAGGCGCGCTGTTCGACCTGCCGCGTTCAGATCGTCGAAGGGCTCGATCACTGCCCGCCGCGCAATGAGCGCGAAAGCGCGCTGGCGACGAGATTACACTTCGCGCCGGAGATCCGCCTCGCCTGTCAAACTGCCGTCATCGGTGACGTGAAGCTGCGCCGCCTCGTGCTCGATGCCGAAGACATCAAGCTGACGGCGCAATCCGGCACGACCGGCGCAGCCGCCTCGATTGGCGAAGAGAAGAAGCTGGCCATTCTGTTTGCCGACATTCGTGGCTTCACACCGTTTGCCGAACACTTGCTGCCTTACGATGTCGTCCATGTGCTGAACCGCTACTACTACGAAGTGGGCCGCGCCATCAGCGATAACGGCGGCCGCATAGACAATTACATGGGCGATGGCCTGTTGGCGCTTTTCGGAATTGACGATTCGAAAGACGCGGCGCAACAGGCGGTGCGCGCGGGGCTCGGCATGATCGCGGCGGTCGAGCATCTGAAGCCGTATGTCGAAAAGATTCATGGTAGGAGCTTTGAAATCGGCATCGGCATTCACTATGGCGAGGTCGTGGTTGGGGCAATCGGCGCGCCCGACATGAAGCGGGTCACGGTGATCGGCGATGCGGTCAACCTGGCTTCGCGCATCGAGTCGGCCACCAAACGGTGCGGCGCGCGGCTGTTGATCTCGGAAGCGACTTTTGACGAATTGCGCGAAGTGATTCAGCCCGGCAACAGTCACCGCGTTGAGCTGGCGGGCAAGAGCGGCGAGTACCTGCTTTATGAAATCGGCGGCTTGATCGAGCCGACCAGTTGA
- a CDS encoding multiheme c-type cytochrome gives MGGLARRVSYEKLFKEKVGGIPALIVDSGNSFTSESNAHGGPRPDVQVKDDWILKSYDDFKVDVINVAAPDLRYVATLLAKPEYARHAGERPALKRMVSANTAGDAARAVSLPPFVVREVPARAANTKPVRVAFVGLTEAGDSLPHGFQINDPVETARRVVPEARKQSDLVIVLGYFKADTASRLAAQVPGIDAIIASNSQSEGTFFTPPLTVGPTLILFTSYETRMLGELRAYREASGKYSLRTRFITLDETFPDDAASMKLVNAARDAEEQTRGESKKLLESWLEASRNPTAAGGAGAAYISSQACAGCHQAQYIQWANSGHAHATDKLPPRWSEFQAGCLSCHATGQRTDATGKLVLARLQSVQCEQCHGPGGEHAQKPAKGYGRVGNVQQMCATCHTPEMSPKFDFASAWAKIKH, from the coding sequence ATGGGGGGACTGGCGCGGCGCGTCAGCTACGAAAAACTGTTCAAGGAAAAAGTCGGCGGCATCCCTGCGCTCATCGTCGACAGCGGCAACTCGTTTACCAGCGAGAGCAACGCGCATGGCGGGCCGCGGCCCGACGTACAGGTCAAAGACGACTGGATTTTGAAGTCGTACGATGACTTCAAGGTTGATGTCATCAACGTCGCAGCGCCCGACCTGCGCTATGTCGCGACGCTGCTGGCGAAACCGGAATATGCACGCCATGCGGGCGAGCGGCCCGCGCTCAAGCGGATGGTTTCGGCAAACACCGCGGGCGATGCGGCCCGCGCCGTGAGCCTGCCGCCTTTCGTCGTCCGCGAAGTTCCGGCGCGCGCGGCCAACACCAAACCCGTGCGCGTCGCCTTTGTCGGTTTAACCGAAGCGGGCGACAGCCTGCCGCATGGCTTTCAGATCAACGACCCGGTTGAAACCGCGCGCCGCGTCGTCCCCGAAGCGCGCAAGCAATCCGACCTCGTCATCGTCCTCGGCTACTTCAAAGCCGACACCGCCTCACGCCTGGCGGCTCAGGTTCCGGGCATTGATGCCATCATCGCCAGCAACAGTCAGAGCGAAGGCACTTTTTTCACCCCGCCACTAACTGTCGGGCCGACGCTGATTCTCTTCACCTCTTACGAAACGCGCATGCTCGGTGAGCTGCGCGCTTACCGCGAAGCATCGGGCAAGTATTCGTTGCGCACGCGCTTCATCACGCTCGACGAAACCTTCCCCGATGATGCCGCCTCGATGAAACTGGTCAATGCGGCGCGCGATGCCGAAGAGCAGACGCGCGGCGAATCGAAGAAATTATTGGAGAGCTGGCTTGAAGCCTCGCGCAACCCGACGGCGGCCGGCGGCGCGGGGGCGGCTTACATTTCTTCGCAAGCCTGCGCCGGGTGTCATCAAGCGCAGTACATTCAGTGGGCTAACAGCGGCCACGCGCACGCCACCGACAAGCTGCCGCCGCGCTGGTCGGAATTTCAAGCCGGCTGCCTGAGCTGTCACGCGACCGGGCAGCGGACGGACGCGACCGGCAAGCTCGTGTTAGCCAGATTACAAAGCGTGCAGTGCGAGCAGTGTCACGGGCCGGGCGGCGAGCATGCGCAAAAGCCCGCCAAGGGATACGGTCGCGTCGGCAACGTGCAACAGATGTGCGCCACCTGCCATACGCCTGAGATGAGCCCGAAATTCGATTTCGCCTCCGCCTGGGCAAAGATCAAACACTGA
- a CDS encoding amidase: MSQAQADEFAALDATAQAELVRRKEVKAIELVEAAIKRIERINPTLNAVITPMYDEARATAAAALPDGPFSGVPFLLKDLLAAYAGVRMASGSEFVGDFTPDYDSELTARHKRAGLVIVGKTNTPEYGILPTTEPTRFGPSRNPWDTTRNTGGSSGGSAAAVAAGLVPMAHANDGGGSIRIPASCCGVFGLKPTRGRNPLGPDFGDIFSGLVAEHAVTRSVRDSAALLDATAGPSPGDPYYAPAKARPFAEEVGAPTGALRIALMTQTLLGTPVHEDCVKAAHDAAALCAELGHEVAEAAPVINGELYMKSFMALWSAGCAWTIDGLAHVLGREPQEDQFEPGTWMLYQMGKQTQATDYLMALQWLQGMSRTVAQFMTDYDVWLTPTLGEPPVPLGSFDAQPDDPMAGMRRATQFVPYTPICNATGQPAMSVPLYWNEEGLPIGTHFIGRFGDEATLFRLAAQLEQARPWAKRRPPLSAV; encoded by the coding sequence ATGTCGCAAGCGCAAGCCGACGAATTTGCCGCCCTCGACGCCACCGCTCAGGCCGAGCTGGTGCGCCGCAAAGAGGTCAAGGCCATCGAGCTGGTCGAAGCCGCCATCAAGCGCATCGAGCGGATCAACCCGACACTCAACGCCGTCATCACGCCGATGTACGACGAGGCGCGCGCCACCGCGGCCGCGGCGCTGCCCGACGGGCCATTCAGCGGCGTCCCATTTCTCTTGAAAGACTTGCTCGCCGCCTACGCAGGTGTGCGCATGGCGTCAGGGTCAGAGTTCGTCGGAGATTTCACGCCAGACTATGACTCTGAGCTGACGGCTCGCCACAAACGCGCAGGGCTGGTCATCGTCGGCAAGACCAACACGCCGGAGTACGGCATTCTGCCGACGACGGAGCCGACGCGCTTCGGCCCCTCGCGTAATCCCTGGGACACGACGCGCAACACCGGCGGCTCAAGCGGCGGCTCGGCAGCGGCGGTCGCCGCGGGGTTGGTGCCGATGGCGCATGCCAACGATGGCGGCGGCTCGATTCGCATCCCTGCCTCGTGCTGCGGCGTCTTCGGATTGAAGCCGACGCGCGGGCGCAACCCCCTGGGGCCGGATTTCGGCGATATATTCAGCGGCCTGGTCGCCGAGCACGCCGTCACGCGCTCTGTGCGCGACAGCGCCGCGCTGTTGGATGCCACAGCCGGCCCTTCGCCGGGTGATCCCTACTACGCACCGGCGAAGGCCCGACCCTTCGCTGAAGAAGTCGGCGCGCCCACAGGCGCGCTGCGCATTGCCTTGATGACACAAACTCTGCTCGGCACGCCCGTTCATGAAGACTGTGTGAAAGCGGCGCACGACGCCGCGGCACTGTGCGCCGAGCTGGGCCACGAAGTCGCCGAGGCCGCGCCCGTCATCAACGGCGAGCTGTACATGAAATCCTTTATGGCGCTCTGGTCGGCGGGCTGCGCGTGGACGATTGACGGATTGGCGCATGTCCTGGGCCGCGAACCGCAGGAAGATCAGTTCGAGCCGGGCACCTGGATGCTTTATCAAATGGGCAAGCAGACACAGGCGACCGATTACCTGATGGCCTTGCAGTGGCTGCAAGGCATGTCGCGCACGGTGGCGCAATTTATGACCGACTACGATGTGTGGCTGACGCCGACGCTTGGCGAGCCGCCGGTGCCGCTCGGCTCATTCGACGCGCAGCCTGATGACCCGATGGCGGGGATGCGGCGGGCGACTCAGTTTGTGCCCTACACGCCGATCTGCAACGCGACGGGCCAGCCGGCCATGTCCGTGCCGTTGTATTGGAACGAGGAAGGTCTGCCCATCGGCACACACTTCATCGGCAGGTTCGGCGACGAGGCGACGCTGTTCCGGCTGGCGGCGCAGCTTGAGCAAGCGCGACCCTGGGCCAAACGTCGTCCGCCGCTGAGCGCGGTCTGA
- a CDS encoding helical backbone metal receptor: protein MRAFFKLQSRATRSRRRPGVIILLLAACLITSCSTRRTSPAGGQTVTDELGRTVNAPARPQRIVSLAPSITEILFALGLGDRVVGVTSYCDYPPEATGKEKVGDTVRPSVEKLVALRADLVIASTSSQLEQFIAKLDDLSIPVYISNPRRVGDVTDTIERIGTLTGATERARELSDSLQKRMAAIDAGLAGAERLRVLVILNAEPLITAGGSTFVNDLIERAGGRSISANESAEYPQYSLETAVAARPEVIFLQAQDAPLPGRLKETPAARAGRVYHIDDNLMLRPGPRIVDGLEQMAAELHPEIFKPGNH, encoded by the coding sequence TTGCGCGCTTTTTTCAAACTGCAAAGCAGGGCAACCCGGAGCCGCAGACGGCCGGGCGTCATCATCTTGCTGCTCGCCGCTTGCCTGATTACTTCCTGCTCGACGCGGCGGACGTCACCCGCCGGCGGGCAAACCGTCACCGACGAGTTAGGCCGCACGGTCAACGCTCCAGCAAGGCCGCAGCGCATCGTCTCGCTCGCGCCTTCGATCACCGAAATCTTATTCGCGCTCGGCCTCGGCGACCGCGTCGTCGGCGTGACCTCGTATTGCGATTACCCGCCAGAGGCAACCGGCAAAGAGAAAGTCGGCGACACCGTGCGCCCAAGCGTCGAAAAGCTCGTCGCCTTGCGCGCCGACCTCGTCATCGCTTCGACCTCAAGCCAGTTAGAGCAGTTCATCGCTAAGCTCGATGATCTCAGCATCCCCGTTTATATCAGCAACCCGCGGCGTGTCGGCGACGTCACCGACACGATTGAGCGCATTGGCACGCTGACCGGCGCGACTGAGCGCGCTCGCGAATTGTCGGATTCATTACAAAAGCGAATGGCCGCCATTGATGCCGGCCTGGCGGGAGCGGAGCGCCTGCGCGTGCTGGTTATTCTCAACGCCGAGCCGCTGATCACCGCCGGCGGCAGCACCTTCGTCAACGACTTGATTGAACGCGCCGGCGGCAGATCGATCTCGGCAAACGAAAGCGCGGAGTATCCGCAGTACAGCCTGGAGACCGCCGTGGCCGCTCGCCCCGAGGTGATCTTTCTGCAAGCGCAGGATGCGCCGTTACCCGGCCGGCTGAAAGAAACACCGGCGGCCAGGGCGGGCCGCGTCTATCACATCGATGACAACCTGATGCTCAGGCCCGGCCCGCGCATTGTTGATGGCCTGGAACAGATGGCCGCAGAGCTTCACCCGGAAATCTTTAAGCCGGGCAATCACTGA
- a CDS encoding histidine phosphatase family protein: MNVKTLLLMRHAKSNWDDASLRDFDRPLAERGRRDAPRMAQALAALDSAPDCIVSSPARRARETIEAVITEARLTAPLTFDEAIYDASTAALMRIVRRLPDECHRVLLVGHNPGFEDLLTRLSGERGRMPTAAIACIEFQVDSWDDVEDGHGKLVWLLTPKQLRKDDGEIE; encoded by the coding sequence ATGAATGTCAAGACGTTGCTACTGATGCGGCATGCGAAATCGAACTGGGACGATGCCAGCCTGCGCGACTTTGACCGCCCGCTGGCCGAGCGGGGCCGCCGCGACGCGCCGCGCATGGCGCAGGCGCTGGCGGCGCTCGATTCCGCGCCGGATTGTATTGTCAGCTCGCCGGCAAGGCGCGCCCGCGAAACGATTGAGGCGGTAATTACTGAAGCCCGTTTGACCGCGCCGCTCACCTTCGACGAAGCGATCTACGACGCCTCGACCGCGGCGTTGATGCGGATCGTGCGGCGATTGCCGGACGAGTGCCACCGCGTGCTGCTGGTCGGCCACAATCCGGGCTTTGAAGACCTGCTGACGCGGCTGTCCGGCGAGCGCGGGCGTATGCCGACGGCGGCGATTGCCTGCATCGAGTTCCAGGTTGATAGCTGGGACGACGTTGAAGACGGGCACGGCAAGCTCGTCTGGCTGCTGACTCCCAAGCAGTTGCGCAAAGACGATGGCGAGATCGAATAG
- a CDS encoding DinB family protein, which yields MNDKALRKTVVEFLRGGSAHVSSEAALQKVNPKLRHVRPADAAHSVWEELEHIRIAQEDILHYTLDANWQSPDWPAGYWPAQVAEVTDEMWEDSVRRFTSDLNDLIELAADEDRDLTAEIPHGEGRTYLRQLLLVADHNAYHFGQLVQTRRLLGDWR from the coding sequence ATGAATGACAAGGCGCTCAGAAAGACGGTGGTTGAATTTTTACGCGGCGGCTCGGCGCACGTTTCATCCGAGGCCGCGCTGCAAAAGGTCAACCCGAAGCTTCGCCACGTGCGACCGGCTGACGCGGCGCATTCGGTCTGGGAAGAACTGGAGCATATACGCATCGCGCAGGAAGACATCCTGCACTATACGCTCGACGCCAACTGGCAATCGCCCGACTGGCCGGCGGGCTACTGGCCGGCCCAGGTCGCCGAAGTCACCGATGAGATGTGGGAAGACTCTGTGCGGCGGTTCACCTCTGACCTTAATGATTTGATCGAGCTGGCGGCAGATGAAGACCGTGATTTGACGGCGGAGATTCCGCACGGCGAAGGGCGCACCTACCTGCGCCAGTTGTTGCTGGTGGCAGACCACAATGCCTATCACTTCGGCCAGTTGGTGCAGACGCGCCGCCTGCTCGGCGATTGGCGGTGA